A genomic window from Methanobrevibacter sp. TLL-48-HuF1 includes:
- a CDS encoding radical SAM protein has product MSTLHKMKVLTDSAQYDLCDYVNHQKSSQVNLPGIYHATGHNGCQIPLFKTLLTNKCKNDCKYCINQSKRTFTRLELKPEELAKAFMTYYNKGLVNGLFLSSGIADNEDSTMEKTIETCRCLRKDYGYDDYIHLKIVPGASKDSIKRAMALANRVSINIEAATPSGLAELSSTKDYKKDILKRLHWIDSLENSSTTYPNSTHTTQLIIGANNETDREILHRIDKIYKNSKLHSAYYSGFTPIEGTEFEKKDSCSSQRVGKLYNADSLLNDYNYKLKELVFEDDDRLSLDTDPKILAANNMNIFPVEINSAPFIDLIRVPGIGVKSAKKIISIRKKYRFTKKEELKRLGIAVNRAEKYIKLDGEYQPSLDIFE; this is encoded by the coding sequence ATGTCCACTTTACATAAGATGAAAGTTTTAACTGACTCTGCTCAGTATGATTTATGTGATTATGTAAATCATCAAAAATCATCACAAGTAAATCTGCCTGGAATATACCATGCTACAGGTCATAATGGATGTCAAATACCATTATTTAAAACACTGCTTACAAACAAATGTAAAAATGACTGTAAATACTGCATTAATCAGTCTAAAAGAACTTTCACCAGATTAGAGTTAAAACCTGAAGAACTAGCTAAAGCTTTTATGACATACTACAATAAAGGTCTTGTAAATGGTCTGTTTCTAAGTTCAGGTATTGCAGACAATGAAGATTCTACAATGGAAAAAACAATAGAAACCTGCAGATGTCTTAGAAAAGATTATGGTTACGATGATTATATACATCTAAAAATTGTTCCTGGAGCATCAAAAGATTCTATTAAAAGAGCTATGGCACTAGCTAATAGAGTCAGTATTAATATTGAAGCTGCTACACCAAGCGGTTTGGCTGAACTGTCATCTACAAAGGATTATAAAAAAGATATACTGAAAAGATTACATTGGATAGATTCACTGGAAAACAGTTCTACAACATATCCAAATTCTACTCATACTACACAGTTAATTATCGGTGCAAATAACGAAACAGACAGAGAAATTCTACATAGAATAGATAAAATATACAAGAATTCCAAATTGCATAGTGCATATTACAGTGGATTTACACCTATTGAAGGTACTGAATTTGAAAAAAAAGACAGCTGCAGTAGTCAAAGAGTAGGTAAGCTTTACAATGCAGACAGTTTATTAAATGATTATAATTACAAACTTAAAGAATTAGTATTTGAAGATGATGACAGATTATCCTTAGATACTGATCCTAAAATTTTAGCTGCAAATAATATGAATATATTTCCTGTAGAAATTAATAGTGCACCATTTATTGACCTGATAAGAGTTCCGGGCATTGGTGTAAAATCAGCTAAAAAAATAATTTCTATTAGAAAAAAATACAGATTTACAAAAAAAGAAGAATTGAAAAGATTAGGAATAGCTGTAAATAGAGCTGAAAAATACATTAAATTAGACGGAGAATATCAGCCTAGTTTAGATATCTTCGAATAA
- the hisD gene encoding histidinol dehydrogenase, protein MELLRYDDIDLSQTVKRSEEDVNNVLDAVSDILKNVRQNKDQALKDYTQKFDKVTIDNLKVTDEEIKEAYDTIDDTLLEALKKAAANIEKFHKKEIPEEWNIEVREGITAGQIVRPINSVGCYIPGGRAAYPSTILMTVIPAKIAGVKKIICCSPPQKDGKIGNAILVAAHLAGADEIYKVGGAQAIGAMAYSTESVPKVEKIVGPGNIFVTAAKKLVFGQVDIEFPAGPSEVLILADKTANAEYIATDILSQAEHDPKASCFFVTDDEKLAEDISEIVDKKTEDAPRSEIIKEALANSGKIILTENFEDAIYVTNEYAPEHLVIMTKDDEGVLSKINNAGSIFLGKYSPVACGDYGSGTNHVLPTGGGAKMYSGLSTESFIKKPTVQKITQEGLEKISKTCIPIAEYEGLFAHVDSIKTRLNK, encoded by the coding sequence ATGGAACTTTTAAGATATGATGATATTGATTTATCACAAACTGTTAAAAGATCAGAAGAAGATGTAAACAATGTTTTAGATGCTGTATCTGATATTCTAAAAAATGTCAGGCAAAACAAAGATCAGGCATTGAAAGATTATACACAAAAATTCGACAAAGTCACAATAGATAATTTAAAAGTTACAGATGAAGAAATAAAAGAAGCTTATGATACAATAGATGATACTTTATTGGAAGCTCTAAAAAAAGCAGCTGCAAATATTGAAAAATTTCATAAAAAAGAAATTCCTGAAGAATGGAATATTGAAGTTAGGGAAGGAATAACTGCCGGACAGATTGTAAGGCCAATAAACAGTGTTGGATGTTATATTCCCGGAGGAAGAGCAGCTTATCCGTCTACAATTTTAATGACTGTAATTCCTGCAAAAATAGCTGGAGTTAAAAAAATTATCTGCTGTTCACCACCACAAAAAGACGGTAAAATAGGTAATGCAATTTTAGTAGCTGCTCATTTAGCTGGAGCAGATGAAATATATAAAGTAGGAGGAGCTCAGGCTATTGGAGCTATGGCTTATAGTACTGAAAGTGTTCCTAAAGTTGAAAAAATTGTAGGTCCCGGAAATATTTTCGTAACAGCTGCTAAAAAATTAGTATTTGGTCAAGTAGATATTGAGTTTCCAGCAGGACCATCTGAAGTGCTGATACTTGCAGATAAAACAGCTAATGCAGAATATATTGCTACAGACATATTATCACAAGCAGAACACGACCCTAAAGCGTCATGTTTTTTTGTAACAGATGATGAAAAATTAGCTGAAGATATTTCAGAAATTGTAGATAAAAAAACCGAAGATGCTCCAAGATCTGAAATCATAAAAGAAGCTCTAGCTAACAGTGGAAAAATTATTCTTACTGAAAACTTTGAAGATGCAATATATGTTACAAATGAATATGCTCCGGAACACTTAGTTATTATGACAAAAGATGACGAAGGGGTATTAAGTAAAATAAATAATGCAGGATCAATATTCTTAGGCAAATATTCTCCGGTTGCATGTGGAGATTATGGATCCGGAACTAACCATGTTCTTCCAACTGGTGGAGGAGCTAAAATGTATTCCGGATTGTCTACAGAATCATTTATTAAAAAACCAACAGTTCAAAAAATCACACAAGAAGGTTTGGAAAAAATATCTAAGACCTGTATCCCAATAGCTGAATATGAAGGATTATTTGCACATGTTGACTCAATCAAAACCAGATTAAATAAATAG
- the ilvD gene encoding dihydroxy-acid dehydratase translates to MKSDNIKKGIQRAPHRSLLRACGLGDNDFDKPFIGIANSFTEIVPGHIHLRKLVEFVKEGIIAAGGIPFEFNTMAICDGISMNHEGMKYSLPSREIIAATVESMAKGHSFDGLVLMPSCDKVVPGMIMGAARVNVPAIVVTGGPMAAGQYNGKNADLITVFEAVGQESAGKISEEEVYEIEKCACPGAGSCSGLFTANTMACVTETLGLSLPFCATTHAADKANEEMAYNSGKQIIKLVEADLKPSDILTQEAFNNAITVDMALGGSSNTALHIPAIANEVEGVEVTLDLFDKISRVVPHICLISPAGTDTMMDLHKAGGIPGVLKTLGDKIDTSAVTVTTKTLEENIEDVEVTNTDVIHPLDNPIHKDGGIAILKGNIAPNGSVVKKGAVSPDLMHLKGPAKVFNSEEEVTQAIFDHKVEEGDILVIRYEGPKGGPGMREMLNPTSALAGMEIKDVGLITDGRFSGGTRGPCIGHVSPEAMSDGPIGAIEDGDIIEIDIENRFINVELSDEEISNRLANRKNPKRDVDGWLSIYSKVVQSADTGAILR, encoded by the coding sequence ATGAAAAGTGACAATATTAAAAAAGGAATTCAAAGAGCACCACATAGGTCTTTACTTAGAGCATGCGGTCTTGGAGATAATGATTTTGATAAACCTTTTATTGGAATAGCTAACAGTTTTACAGAAATTGTTCCCGGACATATTCATCTCAGAAAACTTGTTGAATTTGTAAAAGAAGGAATAATAGCTGCTGGAGGTATTCCATTTGAATTTAACACTATGGCTATTTGTGATGGAATAAGTATGAATCACGAAGGAATGAAATATTCCCTTCCTTCCAGAGAAATTATAGCTGCTACTGTTGAAAGTATGGCTAAAGGACATAGTTTTGACGGATTAGTACTTATGCCTAGCTGTGATAAAGTAGTTCCAGGTATGATTATGGGTGCAGCCAGAGTAAATGTTCCTGCAATCGTAGTTACCGGTGGGCCAATGGCTGCCGGACAATATAACGGTAAAAATGCAGATTTGATTACTGTATTTGAAGCTGTCGGTCAGGAATCTGCAGGTAAAATCTCAGAAGAGGAAGTTTACGAAATTGAAAAATGCGCCTGTCCAGGTGCAGGGAGCTGTTCCGGATTATTTACTGCAAATACTATGGCATGTGTAACAGAAACTTTAGGATTATCCCTGCCATTTTGTGCTACAACTCATGCAGCAGATAAAGCTAATGAAGAAATGGCTTACAATTCAGGTAAACAAATCATCAAATTAGTAGAAGCTGATTTGAAACCGTCAGATATTTTAACACAGGAAGCATTTAACAATGCAATTACAGTAGACATGGCTCTTGGCGGATCAAGTAACACTGCACTTCATATACCTGCAATAGCTAATGAAGTTGAAGGTGTTGAAGTTACTCTTGATTTATTTGACAAAATCAGCAGAGTAGTTCCCCATATTTGTCTAATTTCTCCAGCAGGTACAGACACAATGATGGACTTACATAAAGCTGGAGGAATTCCTGGAGTATTAAAAACACTTGGAGATAAAATTGATACATCTGCTGTTACTGTTACAACAAAAACATTAGAAGAAAACATTGAAGATGTTGAAGTTACAAATACTGATGTTATCCATCCGTTAGATAATCCTATACATAAAGATGGTGGAATAGCTATATTAAAAGGAAATATTGCACCTAACGGATCAGTTGTTAAAAAAGGTGCAGTTTCACCAGATTTAATGCATCTTAAAGGACCTGCCAAAGTATTTAATAGTGAAGAAGAAGTTACTCAGGCTATATTTGACCATAAAGTAGAAGAGGGAGATATTTTAGTAATCAGATATGAAGGCCCTAAAGGCGGTCCCGGAATGAGGGAAATGTTAAATCCTACTTCTGCACTTGCAGGTATGGAAATTAAAGATGTAGGTCTTATTACAGATGGAAGATTCTCTGGAGGAACAAGGGGTCCCTGTATTGGACATGTATCACCTGAAGCAATGTCTGACGGTCCTATTGGAGCTATTGAAGATGGAGACATAATAGAAATTGATATTGAAAACAGATTTATAAATGTGGAATTATCTGATGAGGAAATATCAAATAGATTAGCCAATAGAAAGAATCCAAAAAGAGATGTTGACGGATGGTTATCAATATACAGCAAAGTTGTTCAATCAGCAGATACTGGAGCTATATTGAGGTAA
- the aspS gene encoding aspartate--tRNA(Asn) ligase: protein MQGLLNEWRRTNYTKNVTPDLTGQDVIVMGWVHEIRDLGGIIFVIIRDREGKVQITAPSKKVDAEILEDIRKLRKESVVAIKGTVQEANQAPTGVEIIPKEINLLNLANQPLPMDPTDKVKAEIDTRLDSRFIDLRRDNVSAIFKIKNRMFHTVRDFFYENGFMEINTPKLVASATEGGTELFPITYFEKEAFLGQSPQLYKQMMMSSGMDRVFEIGQIFRAEEHDTLRHLNEAVSIDAEASFMDDVDVMKILNNMIEQVIIDINEDCKEELNILEHEMPVPDGPFPVVTYDEAVDIVNSRDVEMSWGEDLSRAGEKALGDVMGGFYFLTEWPSEIKPFYVMPNSKDPTKAHAFDLMYNNLELSSGATRVHQYDVLVKQIEDKGLNVASFGSYLKAFEYGMPPHAGWGVGADRLAMVLTGVENIRETVLFPRDRHRLTP, encoded by the coding sequence ATGCAAGGTTTATTAAACGAATGGAGAAGAACAAATTATACTAAAAATGTTACTCCTGATTTAACTGGACAAGATGTCATCGTCATGGGTTGGGTACATGAAATCCGTGATTTAGGTGGAATCATCTTTGTTATTATTAGAGATAGAGAAGGTAAAGTACAAATTACCGCACCAAGTAAAAAAGTGGATGCAGAAATACTTGAAGATATCAGAAAACTTAGAAAAGAATCTGTTGTAGCTATTAAAGGTACAGTTCAAGAAGCTAACCAAGCACCTACTGGTGTTGAAATTATTCCTAAAGAAATTAATCTTTTAAATTTAGCTAATCAGCCACTTCCTATGGATCCTACTGATAAAGTTAAAGCTGAAATTGATACAAGATTAGATTCAAGATTCATTGATTTAAGAAGGGATAATGTCAGTGCTATTTTCAAAATTAAAAATAGAATGTTCCATACTGTAAGGGATTTCTTCTATGAAAATGGATTTATGGAAATTAACACTCCAAAACTTGTAGCTTCTGCTACTGAAGGAGGAACTGAACTTTTCCCAATTACATATTTCGAAAAAGAAGCATTCTTAGGTCAATCTCCACAATTATACAAACAGATGATGATGTCTAGTGGAATGGATAGGGTATTTGAAATCGGCCAAATTTTCAGAGCTGAAGAACATGATACTTTAAGACATTTAAACGAAGCTGTTTCTATTGATGCAGAAGCTTCTTTTATGGATGATGTTGATGTAATGAAAATACTCAACAATATGATTGAACAGGTTATTATTGACATCAATGAAGACTGTAAAGAAGAATTAAACATATTGGAACATGAAATGCCTGTTCCAGACGGTCCTTTCCCTGTTGTAACTTATGATGAAGCAGTAGATATTGTAAACTCCAGAGATGTTGAAATGAGCTGGGGTGAAGATTTATCCCGTGCAGGTGAAAAAGCATTAGGTGATGTAATGGGAGGATTCTACTTCTTAACTGAATGGCCTTCTGAAATTAAACCGTTTTATGTAATGCCTAATTCTAAAGATCCTACTAAAGCACATGCATTTGATTTAATGTATAATAACTTGGAATTATCTTCTGGTGCTACCCGTGTACACCAATACGATGTTTTAGTAAAACAAATTGAAGATAAAGGATTGAATGTAGCTTCATTTGGTAGCTACTTAAAAGCTTTCGAATATGGTATGCCTCCTCACGCTGGATGGGGTGTAGGTGCTGACAGATTAGCTATGGTACTTACTGGTGTTGAAAATATTCGTGAAACAGTTCTCTTCCCAAGAGACAGACACAGATTAACTCCTTAA
- a CDS encoding transposase, whose product MVKRKFDRNQAKLGINTLDWNVPENHISRFVVEFVEEVFPLLNIKEPKKKKGRDSLPVDSMLKLLIYAKIQHIDRTSIIADMARYHDIFKYVCDDIRPSERSIQRYRREYGHYFEVLLQMTLKKAFDEGFTEFNHVAIDGTIKKAYNSNNNTITKKETQILIDYYEGRPIDPECLEKLHKPAQRLLEKKDIDDEDKLELLYGIKTQFTFTGQDKIPVNDIEARFMKGKKGNFMVAYNIQSAVDYDTKLICAINVTQNPTDHYELPIIAERAIRNINTTPKYISADTIYLNQISLSYLADKKIDGLIPNRKQSKEKIGKLNPNPYHKDHFEYDYELDAFKCPKNQYMHFFAKYIEPHKDPEKPDKIKRLYNNYEACKNCKARNKCLTGKQTHKTITEYGSEMQKAMNEKMEKQEYKDEYSKRSSVEGPFGIFKEQFQIEKEVVIGMVKTEERINLDALAYNLIRLHNIKQEIKNTTEDLEDFCESTSIKNQLKLDVTIF is encoded by the coding sequence ATGGTTAAAAGAAAGTTTGATAGGAATCAGGCAAAATTGGGCATTAATACTCTTGATTGGAATGTTCCGGAGAATCATATTTCTCGTTTTGTTGTTGAATTTGTTGAAGAAGTTTTTCCACTTTTAAATATCAAAGAACCCAAGAAAAAGAAAGGAAGAGACTCCCTTCCAGTGGATTCCATGTTAAAATTGCTTATTTATGCCAAAATCCAACATATTGATAGAACATCAATAATTGCAGATATGGCGCGATACCATGATATATTTAAATACGTGTGCGATGATATTAGACCTTCTGAAAGATCAATCCAAAGATATCGAAGAGAATATGGCCATTATTTTGAAGTATTGCTGCAAATGACATTAAAAAAGGCCTTTGATGAAGGATTCACTGAATTTAATCACGTTGCCATTGATGGAACCATCAAAAAAGCATACAATTCCAACAACAACACCATTACAAAAAAAGAAACTCAAATATTGATCGATTACTACGAAGGACGACCTATTGACCCTGAATGTCTTGAAAAACTTCACAAACCTGCTCAAAGATTATTGGAAAAGAAAGACATAGATGATGAAGATAAATTAGAACTATTATATGGAATAAAAACACAATTTACATTCACAGGACAGGATAAAATTCCAGTAAATGATATAGAAGCAAGATTTATGAAAGGAAAGAAAGGAAACTTCATGGTTGCTTATAATATCCAATCTGCAGTCGATTATGATACCAAATTAATCTGTGCAATAAACGTCACACAAAACCCGACAGACCACTACGAACTACCAATAATCGCAGAAAGAGCAATAAGAAACATTAACACCACACCAAAGTATATAAGTGCCGATACAATATACTTAAACCAAATATCACTATCATACTTAGCAGATAAAAAAATAGATGGTTTAATACCAAATAGAAAGCAAAGTAAAGAAAAAATAGGAAAATTAAATCCAAATCCATACCATAAAGACCATTTTGAATATGATTATGAATTAGATGCATTCAAATGCCCAAAAAATCAATATATGCACTTTTTCGCAAAATACATCGAACCACACAAAGATCCAGAAAAACCAGACAAAATAAAAAGACTCTACAACAATTATGAAGCCTGTAAAAACTGCAAAGCACGAAACAAATGCTTAACAGGCAAACAAACACACAAAACCATCACAGAATACGGATCAGAAATGCAAAAAGCAATGAACGAAAAAATGGAAAAACAGGAATATAAAGACGAATATAGCAAAAGATCAAGCGTTGAAGGACCATTTGGAATATTCAAAGAACAATTCCAAATAGAAAAAGAAGTAGTCATCGGAATGGTAAAAACAGAAGAAAGAATAAACTTAGATGCATTAGCATATAATTTAATACGACTACACAACATAAAACAAGAAATAAAAAACACAACAGAAGATTTAGAAGATTTCTGCGAAAGCACATCCATTAAAAACCAATTAAAACTTGATGTAACAATATTTTAA
- a CDS encoding cobalt-precorrin-8 methylmutase codes for MKNQMFMGASTKQGYDIATKSREIIRGLIGDDIKDLAPAERDIVERIVHSTADPEYAKLVHMSADFVEAAMTSLRNNETILTDINMVKYGITQYDGEVECFIKNEEVKKIAKENQITRAAAAMRYAAENDFEGIVVSGNAPTAVFEAMDLYEKGEMNLKAIVGVPVGFVGAADSKEALRNSNIPNIIVEGPKGGTPIAVACVNSLIQNL; via the coding sequence ATGAAAAATCAGATGTTTATGGGCGCATCAACTAAACAAGGTTATGATATAGCTACTAAAAGTAGGGAAATTATTCGTGGCCTTATTGGTGATGACATTAAAGATTTGGCTCCGGCTGAAAGAGATATTGTTGAACGTATTGTTCACTCTACAGCTGATCCAGAATATGCTAAACTTGTACATATGAGTGCTGATTTTGTTGAAGCAGCTATGACTTCTTTAAGAAATAATGAAACAATTTTAACTGATATTAATATGGTTAAATATGGTATAACTCAATATGATGGAGAAGTTGAATGCTTTATTAAAAATGAGGAAGTTAAAAAAATAGCTAAAGAAAATCAGATTACAAGAGCGGCTGCTGCTATGAGGTATGCTGCAGAAAATGATTTTGAAGGAATTGTTGTTTCTGGTAATGCTCCAACAGCTGTTTTTGAAGCTATGGACTTATATGAAAAAGGTGAAATGAACCTTAAAGCTATTGTTGGAGTTCCTGTTGGTTTTGTTGGTGCTGCTGATTCAAAAGAAGCTTTGAGAAATTCAAATATTCCAAATATTATTGTTGAAGGCCCTAAAGGTGGAACACCAATAGCTGTGGCCTGTGTAAACTCTTTAATTCAAAATTTATAA
- the hemL gene encoding glutamate-1-semialdehyde 2,1-aminomutase — MFSKDLFQESKKFIPGGVSSPVRAFEPYPFFVKKASGSKIYDVDGNKYIDHCLAYGPLILGHADPKVVREVSNQLTIGSAYGAPTENEIILAKEVVDRIPSAEMVRFVNSGGEATMSAIRLARGFTGKDKIIKFDGAYHGAHDYTLVKGKPGEACVPDTKGIPLDTAKNTYSVPFNDEEALSDLIQKDGDNIACLIMEVVMGNIGCIEPKKGFLEFVRKITKENNILLIFDEVITGFRLARGGAQEYYGVTPDLTTMGKIVGGGLPMGAFAGKKEIMELIAPNGPVYQAGTFSGNPISVQAGISTLKQLDNQFYKDLERKGNFLRSNIQSVIDEQGYNITPVGCGSMFQIYFNPAPVYNNEDAHNSDAKRFLRYFRALLKEGVFIPPSQFECNFISSAHTMEDLTQTAEAIEMALEVAFKKKG, encoded by the coding sequence ATGTTTTCCAAAGATTTGTTCCAAGAATCTAAAAAATTCATTCCTGGAGGAGTTAGTTCTCCAGTTCGTGCATTTGAACCGTATCCGTTTTTTGTTAAAAAAGCTAGCGGTTCAAAAATATATGATGTTGATGGAAATAAGTATATTGACCATTGTTTAGCTTATGGTCCTTTAATACTTGGACATGCAGATCCGAAAGTAGTCAGGGAAGTTTCTAATCAATTAACAATTGGTTCTGCTTATGGTGCTCCAACTGAAAATGAAATTATTTTAGCAAAAGAAGTTGTTGACAGAATACCTAGTGCTGAAATGGTAAGATTTGTAAATAGTGGTGGGGAAGCTACTATGAGTGCTATTAGATTAGCCCGTGGTTTTACTGGTAAGGATAAAATCATTAAATTTGATGGTGCTTACCATGGCGCTCATGATTATACATTGGTTAAGGGAAAACCTGGTGAGGCTTGTGTTCCGGATACTAAAGGAATTCCTCTTGATACAGCTAAAAACACTTATTCTGTACCTTTCAATGATGAAGAAGCTTTAAGTGATTTAATCCAAAAAGATGGAGATAACATAGCATGTCTTATTATGGAAGTAGTTATGGGTAATATTGGATGTATTGAACCTAAAAAAGGATTTTTGGAATTTGTAAGAAAAATCACCAAAGAAAATAATATTTTATTAATATTTGATGAAGTTATAACAGGTTTTAGATTAGCCAGAGGCGGTGCTCAGGAATATTATGGTGTAACTCCTGATTTAACTACAATGGGTAAAATTGTAGGTGGAGGTTTGCCTATGGGTGCCTTTGCAGGTAAAAAAGAAATAATGGAATTGATAGCACCTAACGGTCCAGTTTATCAGGCAGGTACTTTTAGCGGTAATCCAATATCTGTTCAGGCAGGAATATCTACATTAAAACAGTTAGATAATCAGTTCTACAAAGATTTGGAAAGAAAAGGAAACTTTTTAAGAAGCAATATTCAATCAGTAATTGATGAACAGGGATACAATATTACTCCTGTAGGCTGCGGATCAATGTTTCAGATATATTTCAACCCTGCTCCAGTTTACAATAATGAAGATGCCCATAATTCTGATGCAAAAAGATTCTTGAGATACTTCAGAGCATTACTGAAAGAAGGGGTTTTCATTCCTCCAAGTCAGTTTGAATGTAACTTTATTTCAAGTGCTCACACTATGGAGGACTTAACACAGACTGCAGAAGCTATTGAAATGGCTTTGGAAGTAGCTTTTAAGAAAAAAGGATAG
- a CDS encoding signal peptidase I codes for MTDYKEIISYIVILAVVLIAAQHLNVVVSGSMEPVFYRGDIVAVEKADFLGIHEFDPNDVQVGDIVVYDATWYNEPVIHRVINITEINGTTYYMIKGDHNSHPDPYYATADQINERVLTWDGHPIVIPYIGNISLWLRGL; via the coding sequence GTGACAGATTATAAAGAAATCATATCTTACATCGTTATTCTTGCAGTAGTTTTAATAGCTGCCCAACACTTAAATGTAGTTGTTTCAGGAAGTATGGAACCTGTTTTCTATAGGGGAGATATTGTAGCTGTTGAAAAAGCTGATTTTTTAGGAATTCATGAATTTGATCCTAATGATGTACAGGTAGGAGATATTGTTGTTTATGATGCAACATGGTATAATGAACCTGTAATTCATAGGGTAATTAATATTACAGAAATAAATGGGACAACGTATTATATGATTAAAGGAGACCATAACAGTCATCCTGACCCATATTATGCAACAGCAGATCAAATAAATGAAAGGGTATTGACTTGGGATGGCCATCCTATTGTTATTCCATATATTGGAAATATTTCTCTTTGGTTAAGAGGTTTGTAA